One Aegilops tauschii subsp. strangulata cultivar AL8/78 chromosome 7, Aet v6.0, whole genome shotgun sequence genomic window carries:
- the LOC120968863 gene encoding uncharacterized protein, translating to MGRIHTRDALLKKHIVELCGAGCPECEARLETPDHLIFACPFACAFWAVLGVDTTGCSTRDLHLFDASATVGPASLYAFSLLCCWHLWKRRNMVVFRRESPSLATTLKACRFRSSEQDHVDAWLRVLCL from the coding sequence ATGGGCAGAATCCACACCCGCGATGCCTTGCTAAAGAAGCATATCGTCGAGCTATGCGGCGCCGGATGCCCTGAGTGCGAGGCACGGTTGGAGACGCCGGACCACCTCATCTTCGCCTGCCCGTTCGCGTGCGCCTTCTGGGCTGTGCTCGGGGTGGACACGACTGGCTGCTCTACTCGAGATCTCCACCTCTTCGACGCCTCTGCTACGGTCGGGCCTGCGTCCCTCTACGCCTTCTCTCTGCTCTGCTGTTGGCACCTATGGAAAAGACGAAACATGGTGGTGTTTCGACGGGAGTCCCCTTCCCTTGCCACGACACTAAAAGCCTGTCGGTTTCGCTCCAGTGAACAAGATCACGTCGATGCCTGGCTGCGAGTGCTTTGCTTGTAA